A genomic window from Streptomyces mirabilis includes:
- a CDS encoding SpoIIE family protein phosphatase, with protein MTTGLHPGGQPQDPRPTGNQALPRQERVAHGAPHADNRTRSAVITARAAASFDPVGRSVATARSFVRDTLQGWGFADIVDDAVVLTSELVTNAVVHAGTSADVLCLRSDEGVRIEVADRYPEREIPLQATAVNMSSPDREGGRGLQLCAALAGRWGVDYSPTHKQVWFHLDLPDRPVGTRTAGPSLPAHLLPLADGRVRVAVIQIDRVGAISAWNEDAEDLFGYAAEQVIGKPLTDLAAWPHTPGTSTGIVEALQLSRWEGSYGLRAASGRVTPVYASHLRVRDTGGEPSTVCLLVRDHERAVLQTPLRASATDTTTSSEGQATDPFEVFIGSPAPDDLDGLLQRTVERARDMLDGDSAFLLLATDDETELEVRASTGLPSARQRFARVPVEAGPGRYGSARMPAVHEDLTVVPGAVPLLAGTGMRSVVTVPLKVEGRLTGSLGVAAEGPSRYSNEEALRLQFAADRIALAVESARLGELERLRRGSLSFLVEASDLLAGTLDRDQTLALMAQMTVPTLATWCAVYTIADQASDPYLSYVLHEDEERIDGLKALLSKIAPPDPVPTPGARVWAAPGEAAHQAALRTSMRSLGLGEPASVTSGIGTTLATAAAVGGETVVLPLVARNRVIGMLTLGKPSDEHFRQEILELAEDLSRRAALALDNARLYSERTAISQSLQRSLLPPDLPHIDGVEVEVIYRAAGEGNEVGGDFYDLFPIRDGVYGFAIGDVCGTGPEAAAVTGLARHALRLLAREGFGGPAVLERLNSAILDEGARSRFLTLLYGELWPQEDGSAMLKVVCAGHPLPLRLRQDGTVEAAAEPQPLLGVMEDLELYEQTITLDPGDVLLCVTDGVTERREGTRMLGDDGLADVLTTCTGLTAGAVAARIMRAVERFASDAPSDDMAILAMRVPGLQRD; from the coding sequence ATGACCACCGGACTGCATCCTGGGGGACAGCCCCAGGATCCTCGGCCGACGGGGAACCAGGCACTGCCCCGGCAGGAGCGGGTCGCCCACGGGGCCCCGCACGCCGACAACCGGACAAGGAGTGCTGTGATCACCGCGCGCGCGGCCGCCAGTTTCGATCCCGTCGGGCGATCGGTCGCGACCGCCAGATCCTTCGTCCGCGACACCCTCCAGGGCTGGGGCTTCGCCGACATCGTCGACGACGCGGTCGTCCTGACCAGCGAACTCGTCACCAATGCTGTCGTGCATGCGGGCACCTCCGCGGACGTTCTGTGTCTGCGCAGCGACGAAGGCGTACGCATCGAGGTGGCGGACCGCTACCCGGAACGTGAAATTCCACTCCAGGCGACGGCTGTGAATATGAGCAGCCCCGACCGTGAGGGCGGGCGCGGACTCCAGTTGTGCGCCGCCCTGGCCGGCCGCTGGGGCGTCGACTACTCCCCCACGCACAAGCAGGTCTGGTTCCACCTCGACCTCCCCGATCGCCCGGTCGGCACCCGCACCGCGGGCCCCTCCCTCCCCGCCCACCTCCTTCCGCTCGCCGACGGCCGCGTCCGCGTCGCGGTGATCCAGATCGACCGCGTCGGCGCCATCTCGGCCTGGAACGAGGACGCGGAGGACCTCTTCGGGTACGCCGCCGAGCAGGTCATCGGCAAGCCCCTCACCGACCTCGCGGCCTGGCCGCACACCCCGGGCACCAGCACCGGCATCGTCGAGGCCCTCCAACTCTCGCGCTGGGAGGGCAGTTACGGGCTCCGGGCCGCGAGCGGCCGCGTGACCCCGGTCTACGCCTCCCACCTCCGCGTCCGCGACACGGGCGGCGAGCCCTCCACGGTCTGCCTCCTCGTACGCGACCACGAACGCGCCGTGCTTCAGACCCCGTTGCGGGCGTCGGCCACCGACACGACGACCAGCTCCGAGGGCCAGGCCACGGACCCTTTCGAGGTCTTCATCGGCTCCCCCGCCCCGGACGACCTGGACGGCCTCCTCCAGCGCACGGTGGAGCGCGCCCGCGACATGCTCGACGGCGACTCCGCCTTCCTGCTCCTCGCGACCGACGACGAGACGGAGTTGGAGGTACGCGCCTCGACGGGCCTGCCCTCCGCCCGCCAGCGCTTCGCCCGCGTCCCCGTCGAGGCGGGCCCCGGCCGCTACGGCTCGGCCCGCATGCCCGCCGTCCACGAGGACCTGACGGTCGTCCCCGGCGCCGTACCGCTGCTGGCCGGCACCGGCATGCGCTCGGTCGTCACGGTCCCGCTGAAGGTCGAGGGCCGCCTCACCGGCTCCCTCGGTGTCGCGGCCGAGGGACCCTCCCGCTACTCGAACGAGGAGGCACTGCGCCTCCAGTTCGCCGCCGACCGCATCGCGCTCGCGGTGGAATCGGCCCGCCTGGGCGAGCTGGAACGCCTGCGCCGCGGCTCGCTGAGCTTCCTCGTCGAGGCCTCCGACCTCCTCGCCGGCACCCTGGACCGCGACCAGACCCTCGCCCTCATGGCCCAGATGACGGTCCCGACCCTCGCCACCTGGTGCGCGGTCTACACGATCGCCGACCAGGCCTCGGACCCGTACCTCTCGTACGTCCTGCACGAGGACGAGGAACGCATCGACGGTCTCAAGGCCCTGCTCTCGAAGATCGCCCCACCGGACCCGGTCCCCACCCCCGGCGCCCGCGTCTGGGCGGCCCCGGGCGAGGCGGCCCACCAGGCCGCCCTGCGCACCTCCATGCGCAGCCTGGGCCTCGGCGAGCCCGCCTCGGTCACCTCCGGCATCGGTACGACCCTGGCGACGGCCGCGGCGGTCGGCGGCGAGACCGTCGTCCTGCCCCTGGTCGCCCGCAACCGCGTCATCGGCATGCTGACGCTCGGCAAGCCCTCCGACGAACACTTCCGCCAGGAAATCCTGGAACTGGCCGAGGACCTGTCCCGCAGGGCCGCCTTGGCCCTCGACAACGCCCGCCTGTACTCGGAGCGCACGGCCATCAGCCAGTCCCTCCAGCGCAGCCTCCTGCCGCCCGACCTCCCGCACATCGACGGCGTCGAGGTCGAGGTCATCTACCGCGCGGCCGGCGAGGGCAACGAGGTCGGCGGCGACTTCTACGACCTCTTCCCGATCCGTGACGGCGTCTACGGCTTCGCCATCGGCGACGTCTGCGGTACGGGCCCGGAGGCGGCGGCGGTCACGGGCCTCGCCCGGCACGCCCTGCGCCTCCTGGCCCGCGAGGGCTTCGGCGGCCCCGCGGTCCTGGAGCGCCTGAACTCCGCGATCCTGGACGAGGGCGCCCGCAGCCGCTTCCTGACCCTGCTCTACGGCGAGTTGTGGCCCCAGGAGGACGGCAGCGCCATGCTGAAGGTGGTCTGCGCGGGCCACCCGCTCCCGCTCCGCCTGCGTCAGGACGGCACCGTAGAAGCGGCCGCCGAACCGCAGCCCCTCCTGGGTGTCATGGAGGACCTGGAGCTGTACGAGCAGACCATCACCCTCGACCCGGGCGACGTACTGCTGTGTGTGACGGACGGCGTCACCGAACGCCGTGAGGGCACCCGCATGTTGGGCGACGACGGCCTCGCGGACGTCCTCACCACGTGTACGGGCCTCACGGCGGGAGCGGTGGCCGCCCGCATCATGCGCGCGGTCGAGCGCTTCGCCTCCGACGCCCCGTCCGACGACATGGCGATTCTGGCGATGCGGGTGCCGGGCCTTCAGCGGGACTGA
- a CDS encoding HAMP domain-containing protein: MESGAATRGGKTRAEDGQSLNNRRTPRNGTTEVDTAALNRLLTALVSMRDGNFRKRLTVSGDGVMSEIAAVFNEVADRNLHLTGELSRVRRVVGREGKLTERLESGACEGSWGTAIDASNALVDDLVRPVSEVGRVLSAVAEGDLSPRMELRAQAADGNGHPLRGEFLKVGRTVNNLVDQLSTFTDEVTRVASEVGTEGKLGGQARVRGMSGSWKDLTDSVNTMAYRLTAQVRDIALVTTAVAKGDLSRKVTVHVAGEMLELKNTVNTMVDQLSSFSSEVTRVAREVGTEGELGGQAQVPGVAGVWKDLTDSVNLMAGNLTAQVRGIAQVTTAVASGDLSQKVTVSARGEVAQLAETINQMTETLRTFADEVTRVANEVGGEGRLGGQANVPGAAGTWKDLTDSVNTVFRNLTTQVRDIAAVTTAVANGDLSQKVTVDVAGEMLELKNTVNTMVDQLSSFGVEVTRVAREVGVEGELGGQAQVPGVAGTWKDLTDSVNTAFRNLTGQVRNIAQVTTAVANGDLSQKVTVDVSGEMLQLKNTVNTMVDQLSSFADQVTRMARDVGTEGRLGGQARVDGVSGTWKELTDSVNFMAGNLTSQVRQIAQVTTAVARGDLSQKIDVDARGEILELKNTINTMVDQLSAFADQVTRVAREVGTEGRLGGQAQVPGVAGVWRDLTDSVNGMAGNLTAQVRNIAQVATAVARGDLSQKIDVDARGEILELKNTLNTMVDQLSNFAEQVTRVAREVGTEGMLGGQAEVQGVSGTWKDLTQSVNFMANNLTIQVRNIAEVTTAVAMGDLSKKITVDAKGEILELVTTVNTMVDQLSSFAEQVTRVAREVGTEGILGGQAHVPGVTGIWKDLSNNVNLMANNLTMQVRNISQVAAAVANGDLTRTVTIEARGEVAQLADTFNTMVKTLSSFADQVTKVAREVGTDGILGGQARVPGVAGTWKDLTESVNGMASNLTGQVRNIAMVTTAIAKGDLTKKIDIDARGEILELKTTINTMVDQLSSFAEEVTRVAREVGTEGQLGGQARVRDVDGTWRDLTESVNEMAGNLTRQVRAIARVATAVTRGDLNLKIDVDASGEIQELQDYINKMIANLRDTTIANKEQDWLKGNLARISALMQGRRDLDDVASLIMSELTPVVSAQHGAFFLSMPLVDGKEAGNDEDAYELRMLGSYGYSMGSMPTSFRPGEALIGTAAQEKRTILVENAPSGYLKISSGLGEAPPAQVIVLPVLFEGTVLGVIELASFTPFTQIQRDFLNQIAEMIATSVNTISVNTKTEVLLKQSQELTEQLRERSAELENRQKALQDSNAELEDKAELLAQQNRDIEVKNTEIEEARQVLEERAEQLAVSMRYKSEFLANMSHELRTPLNSLLILAKLLADNAESNLTPKQVEFAETIHGAGSDLLQLINDILDLSKVEAGKMDVSPTRIALVQLVDYVEATFRPLTAEKGLDFSVRVSPELPATLHTDEQRLLQVLRNLLSNAVKFTDSGAVELVIRPAGADVPVAIREQLLEAGSLRDADAGLIAFSVTDTGIGIAASKMRVIFEAFKQADGTTSRKYGGTGLGLSISREIARLLGGEIHAQSEPGRGSTFTLYLPLHPSELPPQGYGQLAPALEAGELLASEAELSGVDIETPAEVKSYQETQNGPAALFRRRRRALPSTEQRPGLPGPNGAAGAAQEQWAAGAQQEAAPQPRRGIRFEGEKVLIVDDDIRNVFALTSVLEQHGLSVLYAENGREGIEVLEQHDDVTVVLMDIMMPEMDGYATTTAIRRMPQFAGLPIIALTAKAMKGDREKAIESGASDYVTKPVDPDHLLSVMEQWMREE; encoded by the coding sequence GTGGAGTCTGGCGCAGCGACGCGGGGCGGTAAGACGCGCGCAGAAGACGGACAGTCCCTGAACAACCGGCGCACACCACGCAATGGCACCACCGAGGTGGATACGGCTGCCCTGAACAGGCTGCTGACGGCTCTGGTGTCGATGCGGGACGGCAATTTCCGCAAGCGCCTCACGGTCTCCGGTGATGGCGTGATGTCGGAGATCGCGGCTGTCTTCAACGAGGTGGCGGACCGGAATCTGCATCTGACGGGTGAGCTGTCGCGGGTGCGGCGGGTGGTCGGGCGTGAGGGAAAGCTCACGGAGCGGCTGGAGTCGGGCGCCTGCGAGGGTTCCTGGGGTACCGCGATCGACGCGTCGAACGCGCTCGTCGACGACCTCGTACGACCGGTCTCCGAGGTCGGCCGGGTGCTGTCCGCGGTGGCGGAGGGCGATCTGTCGCCGCGTATGGAACTGCGGGCGCAGGCGGCGGACGGCAACGGGCATCCGCTGCGCGGGGAGTTCCTGAAGGTCGGACGGACGGTCAACAACCTGGTCGACCAGCTGTCGACGTTCACCGACGAGGTCACGCGGGTGGCCAGCGAGGTGGGCACCGAGGGCAAACTGGGCGGGCAGGCCCGGGTGCGTGGAATGTCCGGTTCGTGGAAGGACCTCACGGATTCGGTCAACACCATGGCGTACCGGCTGACGGCACAGGTACGTGACATCGCTCTCGTGACGACGGCGGTCGCGAAGGGCGACTTGTCCCGGAAGGTCACGGTCCATGTGGCCGGCGAGATGCTGGAGCTGAAGAACACCGTCAACACGATGGTGGATCAGCTGTCCTCGTTCTCCTCCGAGGTGACGCGCGTCGCACGTGAGGTGGGCACCGAGGGCGAGCTCGGCGGCCAGGCGCAGGTGCCCGGTGTGGCCGGTGTGTGGAAGGACCTCACCGATTCGGTGAACCTGATGGCCGGCAACCTCACGGCCCAGGTGCGCGGGATCGCGCAGGTGACGACGGCCGTCGCGAGCGGTGACCTGTCGCAGAAGGTGACCGTTTCCGCACGCGGCGAGGTCGCGCAGCTCGCCGAGACGATCAACCAGATGACCGAGACGCTGCGGACGTTCGCGGACGAGGTCACGCGTGTGGCCAACGAGGTCGGTGGCGAGGGGCGGCTCGGCGGTCAGGCGAACGTGCCGGGCGCGGCGGGGACGTGGAAGGACCTGACGGACTCCGTCAACACGGTCTTCCGGAACCTCACGACCCAGGTACGGGACATCGCCGCGGTGACGACGGCGGTGGCCAACGGTGATCTGTCGCAGAAGGTCACCGTCGACGTGGCCGGCGAGATGCTGGAGCTGAAGAACACCGTCAACACGATGGTCGACCAGCTCTCGTCGTTCGGTGTCGAGGTCACGCGCGTGGCGCGCGAGGTCGGTGTCGAGGGTGAACTGGGCGGCCAGGCGCAGGTGCCGGGTGTGGCCGGTACGTGGAAGGACCTCACCGACTCCGTCAACACGGCGTTCCGGAACCTGACGGGCCAGGTCCGCAACATCGCGCAGGTGACGACGGCGGTCGCGAACGGTGACCTGTCTCAGAAGGTGACGGTCGACGTCTCGGGAGAGATGCTCCAGCTGAAGAACACCGTCAACACGATGGTGGACCAGCTGTCCTCGTTCGCCGACCAGGTGACGCGGATGGCCCGGGACGTGGGCACGGAGGGCCGCCTCGGCGGTCAGGCCCGCGTGGACGGCGTGTCCGGCACGTGGAAGGAACTCACCGACTCCGTCAACTTCATGGCGGGGAACCTGACCTCGCAGGTACGACAGATCGCCCAGGTCACCACGGCGGTGGCGCGGGGTGACCTGTCGCAGAAGATCGACGTGGACGCGCGCGGTGAGATCCTGGAGCTGAAGAACACCATCAACACGATGGTCGACCAGCTCTCCGCCTTCGCGGACCAGGTGACGCGGGTGGCCCGTGAGGTGGGTACGGAGGGCCGTCTCGGCGGTCAGGCACAGGTGCCCGGCGTCGCCGGTGTGTGGCGTGACCTGACGGACTCGGTGAACGGCATGGCGGGCAACCTCACCGCCCAGGTGCGCAACATCGCGCAGGTCGCGACCGCGGTGGCGCGGGGCGACCTGTCGCAGAAGATCGACGTGGACGCGCGCGGCGAGATCCTGGAGCTGAAGAACACCCTCAACACGATGGTGGACCAGCTCTCGAACTTCGCCGAGCAGGTGACGCGGGTGGCCCGTGAAGTGGGGACGGAGGGCATGCTCGGGGGTCAGGCGGAGGTGCAGGGTGTCTCCGGCACCTGGAAGGACCTCACGCAGTCCGTGAACTTCATGGCGAACAACCTGACCATCCAGGTCCGCAACATCGCCGAGGTCACGACGGCGGTCGCCATGGGCGACCTGTCGAAGAAGATCACCGTCGACGCCAAGGGCGAGATCCTCGAACTCGTCACCACCGTGAACACGATGGTGGACCAGCTGTCGTCCTTCGCCGAGCAGGTGACCCGGGTGGCCCGCGAGGTGGGCACCGAGGGCATCCTCGGCGGGCAGGCCCATGTGCCCGGTGTCACGGGCATCTGGAAGGACCTCAGCAACAACGTGAACCTGATGGCCAACAACCTGACCATGCAGGTGCGCAACATCTCCCAGGTCGCCGCGGCCGTCGCCAACGGCGATCTGACCCGTACGGTGACGATCGAGGCGCGTGGCGAGGTCGCGCAGCTCGCCGACACCTTCAACACCATGGTGAAGACGCTGAGTTCGTTCGCCGACCAGGTCACCAAGGTGGCCCGCGAGGTGGGCACGGACGGCATCCTCGGCGGGCAGGCGCGCGTCCCGGGTGTGGCCGGTACGTGGAAGGACCTCACCGAGTCCGTGAACGGGATGGCGTCCAACCTGACCGGTCAGGTGCGCAACATCGCGATGGTCACGACGGCCATCGCCAAGGGCGACCTCACCAAGAAGATCGACATCGACGCGCGCGGCGAGATCCTGGAGCTGAAGACCACCATCAACACGATGGTCGACCAGCTGTCGTCCTTCGCCGAGGAGGTCACCCGAGTCGCCCGCGAGGTGGGTACCGAGGGGCAACTGGGCGGTCAGGCACGCGTGCGTGACGTCGACGGCACCTGGCGCGACCTCACCGAGTCGGTGAACGAGATGGCCGGGAACCTGACCCGGCAGGTGCGTGCCATCGCGCGCGTGGCGACCGCGGTGACCCGCGGCGACCTGAACCTGAAGATCGACGTGGACGCCTCGGGCGAGATCCAGGAACTTCAGGACTACATCAACAAGATGATCGCCAACCTGCGCGACACCACCATCGCCAACAAGGAACAGGACTGGCTCAAGGGCAACCTCGCCCGTATCTCCGCCCTGATGCAGGGGCGCCGCGACCTCGACGACGTGGCCTCGCTGATCATGAGTGAGCTGACGCCGGTGGTCTCGGCGCAGCACGGCGCGTTCTTCCTCTCCATGCCGCTGGTCGACGGCAAGGAGGCGGGCAACGACGAGGACGCGTACGAGCTGCGCATGCTCGGCTCGTACGGCTACTCGATGGGCTCCATGCCGACGTCGTTCCGGCCCGGTGAGGCGCTGATCGGGACGGCCGCGCAGGAGAAGCGCACGATCCTGGTGGAGAACGCGCCGAGCGGCTACCTGAAGATCTCGTCCGGGCTCGGCGAGGCGCCCCCGGCGCAGGTGATCGTGCTTCCGGTGCTCTTCGAGGGGACCGTGCTGGGTGTGATCGAGCTGGCGTCCTTCACGCCGTTCACGCAGATCCAGAGGGACTTCCTGAACCAGATCGCCGAGATGATCGCGACGAGCGTCAACACCATCTCCGTCAACACCAAGACGGAGGTTCTGCTCAAGCAGTCGCAGGAGCTCACCGAGCAGCTGCGGGAGCGCTCGGCGGAGTTGGAGAACCGGCAGAAGGCCCTTCAGGACTCCAACGCGGAACTGGAGGACAAGGCCGAGCTGCTGGCCCAGCAGAACCGCGACATCGAGGTCAAGAACACCGAGATCGAAGAGGCGCGGCAGGTCCTGGAGGAGCGTGCCGAGCAGCTCGCGGTCTCCATGCGCTACAAGAGCGAGTTCCTGGCGAACATGTCGCACGAGTTGCGGACGCCGCTCAACTCCCTGCTGATCCTCGCGAAGTTGCTCGCCGACAACGCCGAGTCGAACCTGACTCCGAAGCAGGTCGAGTTCGCGGAAACGATCCACGGAGCGGGTTCCGACCTGCTCCAGCTGATCAACGACATCCTCGATCTGTCGAAGGTCGAGGCGGGCAAGATGGACGTGTCGCCGACCCGCATCGCGCTGGTCCAACTCGTCGACTACGTAGAGGCCACTTTCCGTCCTCTGACAGCGGAGAAGGGCCTCGACTTCTCCGTCCGGGTGTCGCCGGAACTGCCCGCCACGCTGCACACCGACGAGCAGCGCCTCCTTCAGGTGCTGCGCAACCTGCTCTCCAACGCGGTGAAGTTCACCGACTCCGGAGCGGTCGAATTGGTGATCCGGCCCGCCGGCGCGGATGTCCCGGTGGCGATCCGGGAGCAGCTCCTGGAGGCGGGTTCGCTGCGGGACGCGGACGCCGGTCTGATCGCGTTCTCGGTGACCGACACCGGCATCGGGATCGCCGCCAGCAAGATGCGGGTGATTTTCGAGGCCTTCAAGCAGGCGGACGGTACGACGAGCAGGAAGTACGGCGGTACGGGTCTGGGGCTGTCCATCTCGCGGGAGATCGCGCGTCTGCTGGGCGGTGAGATCCACGCCCAGAGCGAGCCGGGACGCGGTTCGACGTTCACGCTGTATTTGCCGCTGCACCCGAGCGAACTGCCCCCGCAGGGCTACGGGCAGCTCGCGCCCGCCCTGGAAGCCGGGGAGTTGCTCGCCTCGGAGGCGGAGCTGTCCGGGGTCGACATCGAGACGCCGGCCGAGGTGAAGTCGTACCAGGAGACGCAGAACGGGCCCGCCGCGCTCTTCAGGCGGCGCCGCAGGGCGCTGCCCTCGACCGAGCAGCGCCCGGGGCTGCCGGGGCCGAACGGGGCCGCGGGTGCCGCTCAGGAGCAGTGGGCGGCCGGGGCGCAGCAGGAGGCGGCGCCGCAGCCGCGCCGAGGCATCCGGTTCGAGGGCGAGAAGGTGCTGATCGTCGACGACGACATCCGCAACGTGTTCGCGCTCACCAGCGTCCTGGAGCAGCACGGCCTGTCGGTGCTGTACGCGGAGAACGGCCGTGAGGGCATCGAGGTGCTGGAGCAGCACGACGACGTGACGGTCGTCCTGATGGACATCATGATGCCCGAGATGGACGGCTACGCCACGACGACGGCGATTCGCCGGATGCCGCAGTTCGCCGGCCTGCCGATCATCGCGCTCACGGCGAAGGCGATGAAGGGCGACCGGGAGAAGGCCATCGAGTCCGGCGCGTCCGACTATGTCACCAAGCCGGTCGATCCCGACCATCTGCTCTCCGTGATGGAGCAGTGGATGCGCGAGGAGTGA
- a CDS encoding response regulator, with amino-acid sequence MVQKAKILLVDDRPENLLALEAILSALDQTLVRASSGEEALKALLTDDFAVILLDVQMPGMDGFETAAHIKRRERTRDIPIIFLTAINHGPHHTFRGYAAGAVDYISKPFDPWVLRAKVSVFVELYMKNCQLREQAALLRLQLEGGGKTALGSAKEPAGLLAELSARLAAVEEQAEALSKQLDDDSADAAAVATAAHLERKLTGLRRALDALEPGTGSGAPSVPSQN; translated from the coding sequence ATGGTGCAGAAGGCCAAGATCCTTCTGGTCGATGACCGGCCGGAGAATCTGCTGGCGCTGGAGGCGATCCTCTCCGCGCTCGATCAGACACTGGTACGGGCATCGTCCGGAGAGGAAGCGCTCAAAGCGCTACTGACCGACGACTTCGCGGTCATTCTGCTGGACGTCCAGATGCCTGGAATGGACGGTTTCGAAACCGCGGCGCACATCAAGCGGCGTGAACGGACTCGGGACATCCCGATCATCTTTCTCACGGCGATCAACCACGGCCCGCACCACACCTTCCGGGGGTACGCGGCGGGTGCGGTGGACTACATCTCCAAGCCGTTCGACCCATGGGTGCTGCGTGCGAAGGTCTCGGTCTTCGTCGAGCTCTACATGAAGAACTGCCAACTGCGCGAGCAGGCAGCGCTGCTGCGGCTGCAGCTGGAGGGCGGCGGCAAGACGGCGCTCGGCTCGGCCAAGGAGCCGGCCGGTCTCCTCGCCGAACTCTCCGCGCGGCTCGCGGCCGTTGAGGAGCAGGCCGAGGCGCTGTCCAAGCAGCTCGACGACGACTCGGCGGACGCGGCGGCGGTGGCGACCGCGGCCCATCTCGAACGCAAACTCACGGGACTGCGCCGGGCGCTGGACGCGTTGGAGCCGGGCACGGGAAGCGGCGCACCGTCGGTGCCGTCGCAGAACTGA